One window of Gloeothece citriformis PCC 7424 genomic DNA carries:
- a CDS encoding helix-turn-helix domain-containing protein, with translation MPAPYSYDLRQKAVKAVKRGHKKVNVCRLFKISRNTLDLWLKREKETGEYAAIANKQGRHSKIEDEEKFKSFVKENKGKTQKRMAELWGNNITQQNISYTCKKLGITRKKNLRISGKK, from the coding sequence ATGCCAGCACCTTATAGCTATGATTTACGGCAAAAAGCAGTTAAAGCCGTAAAAAGAGGGCATAAAAAAGTAAATGTCTGTCGTTTATTTAAAATTAGTCGTAATACTTTAGATTTATGGTTAAAAAGAGAAAAAGAAACAGGAGAATACGCAGCGATCGCTAATAAACAGGGAAGACATAGTAAAATTGAAGATGAAGAAAAGTTTAAAAGTTTTGTCAAAGAAAATAAAGGTAAAACTCAAAAGCGAATGGCTGAACTATGGGGCAATAACATCACTCAACAGAATATTAGTTATACTTGCAAAAAACTGGGAATTACAAGAAAAAAAAACTTACGGATATCAGGAAAGAAATGA
- the tkt gene encoding transketolase, whose protein sequence is MVVATQSLEQLCINSIRFLAIDAVQKANSGHPGLPMGAAPMAFVLWDRFMRYNPKNPKWLNRDRFVLSAGHGCMLQYALLYLTGYDSVSLDDIKEFRQWESKTPGHPENFVTEGVEVTTGPLGQGIANAVGLALAEAHLAAVFNKPDCKLIDHYTYVILGDGCNMEGISGEACSLAGHWGLGKLIAFYDDNHISIDGHTDISFTEDVGKRYEAYGWHVQHVEDGNTNLDAIAKAIEAAKAVTDKPSLIKVTTTIGYGSPNKADTHDVHGSPLGNDEIKATRENLGWEYGPFEVPQDALSRFRKAVERGAQAENEWKQLYSEYQAKYPQEAALLERMVSGELPAGWEKALPTYTPESKADATRNQSGATLNAIATVIPELIGGSADLAPSNKTLLKCSKDFQKGKYENRNVRFGVREHGMGAICNGIALHGSGLIPYGATFLVFTDYMRNAIRLSALSKARVIWVMTHDSIALGEDGPTHQPVEHIGSLRMIPDLLVMRPADGNETSGAYKVAIENRERPTLLALSRQNLPNLEGSTIDNVSKGAYILSDSEGTPDLILIGTGGEVPLCVEAAKVLRGEGKKVRVVSMPCWELFEEQDAAYKESVLPKAVRKRVAVEAGTTFGWCRYTTDEGVCIGIDTFGASAPGEVALKEFGFTVDNVIAKAKELLK, encoded by the coding sequence ATGGTCGTTGCTACCCAGTCATTAGAACAACTTTGTATTAATTCCATTCGCTTTTTGGCTATTGATGCAGTCCAAAAAGCTAACTCAGGACATCCAGGGTTGCCGATGGGGGCTGCTCCTATGGCCTTTGTCCTCTGGGATCGCTTTATGCGATACAACCCCAAAAATCCCAAATGGTTGAACCGGGATCGCTTCGTTCTCTCGGCGGGGCATGGCTGTATGCTTCAGTATGCTTTGCTGTATTTAACCGGTTATGATAGCGTTTCCTTAGATGATATCAAGGAATTTCGTCAATGGGAATCCAAAACCCCAGGACATCCAGAAAATTTCGTCACCGAAGGGGTGGAAGTCACCACCGGACCGTTAGGACAAGGAATTGCTAACGCAGTAGGATTAGCCCTCGCAGAAGCTCATTTAGCGGCAGTATTCAACAAACCCGACTGTAAACTGATCGATCACTATACCTATGTGATCTTAGGAGACGGCTGTAACATGGAGGGCATCTCCGGAGAAGCCTGTTCTTTAGCCGGACATTGGGGCTTAGGTAAACTCATTGCTTTTTATGATGATAATCATATCTCCATCGATGGTCATACCGATATCTCCTTTACTGAAGATGTAGGGAAGCGCTATGAGGCTTATGGCTGGCACGTTCAGCACGTCGAGGACGGAAATACTAACTTAGATGCGATCGCCAAAGCTATTGAAGCGGCGAAAGCAGTTACAGATAAGCCTTCTTTAATTAAAGTGACCACAACTATTGGTTATGGGTCTCCCAATAAGGCCGATACCCATGATGTTCACGGGTCTCCCCTAGGAAACGATGAAATTAAAGCCACTCGGGAAAACTTAGGATGGGAGTATGGCCCCTTTGAAGTCCCGCAAGATGCCCTAAGTCGTTTCCGAAAAGCAGTTGAGCGGGGGGCACAAGCGGAAAACGAATGGAAACAGTTGTATTCTGAGTATCAAGCAAAATATCCCCAAGAAGCCGCCTTATTAGAACGGATGGTCAGTGGGGAATTACCGGCAGGATGGGAAAAAGCATTGCCAACCTATACCCCAGAAAGTAAAGCAGATGCAACCCGAAATCAATCCGGTGCTACCCTGAACGCCATTGCTACCGTTATCCCCGAATTAATCGGAGGGTCTGCGGACTTAGCTCCTTCTAATAAAACCTTGCTCAAGTGTTCTAAAGATTTCCAAAAAGGCAAATACGAGAACAGAAACGTTCGCTTTGGGGTGCGCGAGCATGGGATGGGAGCAATTTGTAATGGAATTGCCCTTCATGGTTCTGGGTTAATTCCTTACGGAGCAACCTTCTTAGTCTTCACTGACTATATGCGAAATGCGATCCGTTTATCCGCTTTATCTAAGGCTAGGGTCATTTGGGTGATGACTCATGACTCTATTGCTTTAGGAGAAGACGGGCCGACTCACCAACCGGTTGAACATATTGGCTCTTTGCGGATGATTCCTGATTTATTGGTGATGCGTCCGGCGGATGGAAATGAAACTTCCGGAGCCTATAAAGTGGCAATAGAAAATCGTGAGCGTCCCACATTATTGGCTTTATCTCGGCAAAATCTCCCTAACTTAGAGGGTAGCACCATTGATAATGTCAGCAAAGGGGCTTATATTCTCAGTGATAGTGAAGGAACACCTGATCTTATTCTCATTGGGACAGGTGGAGAAGTTCCTTTATGTGTAGAAGCCGCTAAAGTGCTACGGGGTGAAGGCAAAAAAGTCCGAGTTGTGTCTATGCCCTGTTGGGAATTATTTGAAGAACAGGATGCGGCTTATAAAGAGTCTGTCTTACCGAAAGCCGTTAGAAAGCGTGTAGCGGTTGAAGCCGGAACCACTTTTGGCTGGTGTCGTTATACCACTGATGAAGGGGTTTGCATTGGAATTGATACCTTTGGGGCTTCTGCACCCGGTGAAGTGGCTTTGAAAGAGTTTGGCTTTACGGTTGATAATGTCATCGCTAAAGCTAAGGAATTATTAAAATAA
- the fabF gene encoding beta-ketoacyl-ACP synthase II encodes MANLQLKRVVVTGLGAITPLGNTLQEYWEGLLSGRNGIDLITLFDTSRHACKIAGEVKGFDPHDYLDRKEAKRMDRFALFGVCASKQAVADAQLVIDDLNAEQIGVIIGTGVGGIKVMEDQNEILLTKGPSRCSPFTIPMMIPNMAAGLTAIHTGAKGPNTCTVTACAAGSNAIGDAFRLIQRGYVKAMICGGAESAITPLSVAGFTSAKALSMRNDDPAHASRPFDRDRDGFVMGEGSGILLLEELEQALERGAKIYGEIVGYGMTCDAYHMTSPVPDGTGATRAIELAMQEAGLQSEDISYINAHGTSTAANDVTETKAIKKALGKYAYEIPISSTKSMTGHLLGGSGGIEAVATVMAIASDQIPPTINLVNPDPECDLDYVPDQSRAHKVEVALSNSFGFGGHNVTLAFKKYH; translated from the coding sequence ATGGCCAACTTGCAACTGAAACGTGTTGTCGTAACGGGGCTAGGCGCGATAACCCCCCTTGGAAATACCTTGCAGGAATACTGGGAAGGATTACTCAGTGGACGCAATGGAATAGATCTAATTACCTTATTTGATACTTCCCGTCACGCCTGTAAAATTGCCGGAGAAGTGAAAGGATTTGATCCCCATGACTACCTCGATCGCAAAGAGGCCAAGCGGATGGATCGCTTTGCCCTGTTCGGTGTCTGTGCCAGTAAACAAGCTGTAGCCGATGCTCAACTGGTGATTGATGATCTCAATGCAGAACAGATAGGAGTCATCATTGGCACGGGAGTAGGAGGGATCAAAGTCATGGAGGATCAAAACGAGATCCTTCTCACTAAAGGGCCGTCTCGATGCAGTCCTTTCACCATTCCCATGATGATTCCCAACATGGCCGCCGGATTAACCGCTATCCATACCGGAGCCAAAGGGCCGAATACTTGTACAGTAACCGCTTGTGCGGCTGGGTCTAATGCCATCGGGGATGCTTTCCGTCTGATTCAACGGGGATATGTCAAAGCCATGATCTGTGGCGGAGCGGAATCAGCCATTACTCCTTTGTCTGTGGCCGGATTTACCTCAGCTAAAGCCTTATCGATGAGAAATGACGATCCAGCCCATGCGAGTCGCCCCTTTGATCGAGACCGGGATGGATTTGTCATGGGAGAAGGGTCAGGAATTTTACTATTAGAAGAACTCGAACAAGCTCTAGAACGTGGAGCAAAAATTTATGGAGAAATAGTCGGCTACGGAATGACCTGCGATGCTTATCATATGACTTCTCCGGTTCCGGATGGAACAGGGGCAACCCGAGCAATAGAATTAGCGATGCAAGAAGCAGGACTCCAAAGCGAAGATATTAGTTATATTAACGCTCACGGAACGAGTACGGCGGCTAATGATGTGACCGAAACCAAAGCGATTAAAAAAGCTTTAGGGAAATATGCCTATGAAATCCCGATCAGTTCAACCAAATCTATGACCGGTCACTTATTAGGCGGCTCAGGAGGCATAGAAGCGGTAGCTACAGTAATGGCGATCGCATCGGATCAAATCCCACCCACAATAAATCTAGTCAACCCCGATCCAGAGTGTGATTTAGATTATGTACCCGATCAAAGTCGCGCTCACAAAGTAGAAGTAGCCCTCTCTAATTCCTTTGGTTTTGGAGGCCATAATGTTACCTTAGCCTTTAAAAAATATCATTAG